The following are from one region of the Salvia hispanica cultivar TCC Black 2014 chromosome 1, UniMelb_Shisp_WGS_1.0, whole genome shotgun sequence genome:
- the LOC125196820 gene encoding protein FAR1-RELATED SEQUENCE 5-like has product MEEGGSSTMDEDYDSNLDEVVVVPECSKELKPVVGQKFKSLDFCFAFYDVYARAVGFDTRKSKMRKTDGIITWYNVVCNREGSKKSSEDDQANARSGFSLKRRRLSKRCGCKASISFKFFSDGGVSGYTVEEFNEVHNHYMVGTEHQQFMSINRKLDDVHHQFILDCSKANIGPTLTFNVLKEILGGFQLVGCNVGDIRNASRDIKAYAHGFDVQMVLDDMARKKEMSEAFTYEYEVNASNQLVALFWCDGLMKRNYHMFGDIVAFDTTYNTNRYCMIFAPFTGKDNHGRPVTFAAGLVSNEKTGAFAWLFRHFVQCMGVAPKMIVTDQDLGMRSAIEEILVGTRHRWCMWHIMHKLANKVPGRLLRDEDFKKEFNACVWSDLLEPDEFEEEWNGVLERYDLEDHGWLKTLYDYRQLCIPAYFRDFPMGSMIRTTSISESENSFYKKFLKPRNNIAEFYLNFNQAVDFQRNSRTKLDYQDATALPILATTLPFEKHASTLYTDSMFKKIQEEIVERNDRCRVLGFSSADSVDTYIPTLQGYLCSHVFFLFRNNEVKKIPDNYCASKWMKTPLVKAVHGDVDETLPTQSVFYERQNVSKQGISLFYGFLRRFVTNIDVLRAFVGGLEELGNSLHAGTPLPSASEKRRMIEQFYGMERPEVIEVHPPDVVKTKGHASSSASRLISKREKAIKDATRPLRRCKACDELCHHDSRNCPMLKELETENELRKGKRKS; this is encoded by the exons ggtggTTCCTCAACAATGGACGAAGATTATGATTCAAACCTGGACGAAG TGGTTGTTGTACCTGAGTGTTCGAAAGAGTTGAAGCCTGTGGTTGGCCAGAAGTTCAAATCATTGGATTTTTGTTTCGCGTTCTACGATGTGTATGCCCGGGCTGTTGGTTTTGATACTCGTAAATCAAAAATGAGGAAAACTGATGGTATAATTACTTGGTATAACGTAGTATGCAACAGGGAAGGCAGCAAGAAGTCGAGCGAGGATGACCAAGCAAATGCACGGTCTGGTTTTTCGTTAAAACGTCGACGTTTATCCAAGCGTTGTGGTTGTAAAGCCAGTATCTCATTCAAGTTCTTCTCCGACGGAGGAGTTTCAGGTTATACTGTCGAGGAGTTTAACGAAGTTCATAACCATTACATGGTTGGGACCGAGCATCAGCAGTTTATGTCAATCAATCGAAAGTTGGACGACGTACATCACCAATTTATCCTTGATTGTTCAAAGGCTAACATAGGTCCCACGCTCACGTTTAATGTGCTGAAGGAAATTCTGGGTGGTTTTCAGCTCGTTGGCTGCAATGTTGGGGATATAAGGAATGCTTCACGAGACATCAAGGCATACGCTCATGGTTTTGACGTACAAATGGTTTTGGATGATATGGCTAGGAAGAAGGAGATGTCCGAAGCATTCACATATGAGTACGAGGTTAATGCTAGCAACCAGCTTGTTGCTTTGTTCTGGTGTGATGGTTTGATGAAGAGGAATTACCACATGTTCGGTGATATTGTGGCTTTTGACACCACCTACAACACCAATAG GTATTGTATGATCTTCGCGCCATTCACGGGAAAGGACAATCATGGACGACCAGTGACTTTCGCTGCTGGTTTGGTAAGCAACGAGAAGACAGGCGCTTTTGCATGGCTGTTTAGACATTTTGTCCAATGTATGGGGGTTGCTCCGAAGATGATTGTTACAGATCAAGATTTGGGGATGAGATCGGCTATTGAAGAGATTCTTGTCGGGACTCGCCACAGATGGTGTATGTGGCATATCATGCATAAGTTGGCCAATAAAGTTCCTGGTCGGTTGTTGCGGGACGAAGATTTCAAGAAAGAGTTCAATGCCTGCGTCTGGTCGGATCTGCTTGAACCCGACGAGTTCGAAGAAGAGTGGAATGGAGTACTTGAACGTTACGACCTGGAAGACCATGGTTGGTTGAAGACATTGTACGACTACAGGCAATTATGCATACCTGCATACTTCAGAGATTTCCCAATGGGCTCGATGATTAGGACCACCTCTATTTCTGAGTCAGAGAACAGCttctataaaaaatttctcaaGCCACGCAACAACATTGCCGAATTCTACTTGAATTTCAACCAAGCTGTGGATTTTCAGCGGAATAGTAGAACAAAGCTGGACTACCAAGACGCGACTGCCCTGCCTATATTGGCCACTACTCTGCCTTTCGAGAAACATGCTTCTACTCTGTACACAGATAGTATGTTCAAGAAAATACAAGAGGAGATCGTTGAGAGAAATGACAGATGTCGCGTTTTGGGGTTCTCATCTGCAGACAGTGTTGACACCTACATTCCTACTTT GCAGGGCTATCTGTGCAGCCATGTCTTCTTTTTGTTCCGgaacaatgaagtaaaaaagattCCTGATAACTACTGTGCAAGTAAATGGATGAAGACTCCGCTGGTTAAGGCTGTCCATGGAGATGTTGATGAGACTTTACCTACACAGTCCGTTTTTTATGAAAGGCAAAACGTTTCAAAGCAAGGGATCTCACTGTTCTATGGATTTCTTCGTCGATTTGTGACGAACATTGATGTGCTTCGTGCATTCGTAGGTGGATTGGAGGAACTTGGTAATTCACTTCACGCTGGAACTCCTTTGCCATCCGCTTCTGAGAAGAGGCGAATGATTGAACAGTTTTATGGAATGGAAAGGCCGGAAGTCATCGAGGTCCACCCTCCGGATGTGGTAAAGACGAAGGGGCACGCGAGCAGCTCCGCTAGTCGTCTGATTtcgaagagagaaaaggctatCAAGGATGCTACTAGGCCTCTTAGACGGTGTAAGGCGTGCGATGAGTTGTGCCATCACGACTCAAGAAATTGTCCTATGCTTAAAGAGCTTGAAACGGAGAATGAGCTGCGTAAGGGAAAGAGGAaatcttga